From Triticum aestivum cultivar Chinese Spring chromosome 4A, IWGSC CS RefSeq v2.1, whole genome shotgun sequence, a single genomic window includes:
- the LOC123086970 gene encoding zinc finger BED domain-containing protein RICESLEEPER 2 isoform X2 yields MADETGNDSQMFEGNEIVDPGNEAVHGDEAVQGGELVEVDELAQGDELAQGEDLTQGDELLQGNEMAITEVATPPTTRRRRKKSLVWEHFTIEDAAGGATRACCKLCKQTFAYSSGSKIAGTSHLKRHITLGSCPKIKGQGHKLAITIGTDNDGDGTVERRSKRRYRYTGYANASFDQDRSYSYLAKMIILHDYPLHIVQQPAFTAFIDSLQPRFRVVDVDAMEVEVYAVYQKEKENLLQAFSAMPGRISLTIGLWTTSQTLGYVSVSGQFIDSEWKLHRRMLSFMMVSSPHSDNALSEAISSSLTDWGMKEKLFTITLDNDSLSHDIYSANLRDQLSSKNNLMLKGQLFVVRCYAHILDAAAQDVIALIHGVIYSIRESIKFIKASPSREEKFAEIALQLEIPSTKTLCLDVTTQWNTTYLMLLAALDYRQAFITLETVDENYNEAPSAEDWKKIEAACNYLRLLYDSAHSIMAAGNPTSNIFFHEAWKLQLELGNGSAHEDPIFSSIAKDMYERFDKYWKDCNLVLAVAVVMDPRFKMKLVEFSYSKIYGVEAAKYVKVVNDSVHDLFKDYVAQPLPLTPAYAEQGKTDNATANGNNTQATQPSTGDGLQDFDIYLSEIATTQPSKSELEQYLDESLTPRIQEFDILNWWKLNMQKYPTLSKMARDILAIPVSMVTGGTSIFSAGTGCHVLDDYRSSLRPEIVEALVCAKDWLPNSTAAPEAVPGSGLLKMD; encoded by the coding sequence ATGGCTGATGAAACTGGCAATGACAGTCAGATGTTCGAAGGTAATGAGATTGTTGACCCTGGTAATGAGGCAGTCCATGGTGATGAGGCAGTCCAAGGTGGCGAGTTGGTCGAAGTTGATGAACTAGCTCAAGGTGACGAGTTGGCTCAAGGCGAGGACTTAACACAGGGTGACGAATTGCTCCAAGGGAATGAGATGGCCATCACTGAGGTGGCCACTCCTCCAACCACGAGGCGCCGGAGAAAGAAGTCCCTGGTGTGGGAGCACTTCACTATTGAAGATGCTGCTGGAGGGGCTACTCGGGCTTGCTGCAAACTTTGCAAGCAAACCTTTGCGTACAGCTCTGGTTCAAAAATTGCTGGGACTAGCCATCTCAAGAGGCACATCACCTTGGGTTCCTGTCCTAAGATAAAAGGCCAAGGGCATAAGCTAGCAATTACAATTGGGACTGACAATGATGGTGATGGTACTGTGGAGAGGCGGTCTAAGAGGCGTTACAGATATACTGGTTATGCGAATGCGTCTTTTGATCAAGACCGCAGTTATTCATACTTGGCAAAGATGATCATTTTGCATGACTATCCGCTCCACATTGTTCAACAACCAGCCTTCACTGCTTTTATTGATAGTCTGCAGCCTCGTTTCAGGGTTGTTGATGTTGATGCAATGGAGGTGGAGGTTTATGCTGTTTATCAGAAAGAAAAAGAGAACCTTTTGCAAGCATTCAGCGCTATGCCTGGAAGGATCAGCCTCACCATTGGATTGTGGACAACTAGTCAAACTCTTGGCTATGTTTCAGTTTCTGGGCAGTTCATTGACTCTGAATGGAAATTACATCGAAGAATGCTTAGCTTCATGATGGTGTCTTCGCCTCATTCGGACAATGCACTTAGTGAAGCTATTAGCTCAAGCCTTACTGACTGGGGTATGAAGGAGAAGCTATTTACCATCACGTTGGATAATGATTCCTTATCTCATGACATCTACAGTGCAAATCTGAGAGATCAGCTCTCCAGTAAGAATAACCTCATGCTTAAGGGTCAGCTATTTGTTGTGAGGTGCTATGCCCATATCCTGGATGCGGCTGCACAAGATGTCATTGCTTTAATCCACGGTGTCATCTACAGCATCCGCGAAAGCATAAAGTTCATAAAAGCTTCTCCTAGTCGTGAGGAAAAGTTTGCTGAGATTGCTCTGCAGCTGGAGATCCCCAGTACGAAGACCCTTTGTCTGGATGTTACAACCCAGTGGAACACAACCTATCTGATGCTCTTGGCTGCCTTGGATTATAGGCAGGCTTTCATTACACTAGAAACAGTTGATGAAAACTACAATGAAGCACCTTCAGCTGAGGACTGGAAAAAAATTGAGGCTGCCTGCAATTACTTGAGGCTGCTCTATGACTCGGCTCATAGCATCATGGCAGCAGGAAACCCAACCTCAAACATTTTCTTCCATGAAGCTTGGAAACTGCAGCTAGAGCTGGGAAATGGTTCAGCACACGAAGATCCAATTTTCAGTAGCATCGCCAAAGACATGTATGAGAGGTTTGACAAATACTGGAAAGATTGCAACCTTGTGTTAGCTGTTGCTGTTGTGATGGATCCACGTTTTAAGATGAAGCTTGTTGAGTTCAGTTACTCAAAGATTTACGGCGTTGAGGCTGCAAAGTATGTTAAGGTGGTAAATGATTCGGTGCATGACCTTTTTAAGGATTATGTGGCACAGCCGCTCCCCTTAACACCGGCCTATGCTGAACAAGGGAAAACTGATAATGCTACTGCCAATGGGAACAACACCCAAGCAACTCAACCTTCAACTGGTGATGGCCTTCAAGACTTTGATATATATCTTTCTGAGATTGCTACAACCCAGCCCTCAAAATCTGAGCTAGAGCAGTACCTGGACGAGTCTCTTACTCCTCGCATCCAAGAGTTCGACATTCTCAATTGGTGGAAGCTCAACATGCAGAAGTATCCGACGCTCTCAAAGATGGCGCGGGATATCTTGGCCATCCCAGTGTCCATGGTGACCGGCGGCACCTCTATATTTTCTGCAGGAACAGGGTGCCATGTGCTCGACGACTACAGAAGCTCGCTCCGTCCGGAAATCGTGGAGGCGCTCGTCTGTGCAAAGGACTGGCTTCCGAATTCGACCGCCGCACCGGAGGCCGTGCCGGGCTCTGGGCTTCTCAAGATGGACTAG
- the LOC123086972 gene encoding uncharacterized protein: MVLLPEAASSLLLLFLLFATAAAAAAPMELYFSQAELARIAGYGEEPVSTVLVSGQVACQLCLRPGSDLLTFDLPGSKVAVTCATEGPNTMANSAFATTNEYGNFSIELPSRLHATPSLETACSVKVLELPPDSACRVGGGRGSSHGLRLSSSDGGVRTYTTGVIRLQHGGTPSGKCVQEEDTSDRR, translated from the exons ATGGTGCTGCTACCGGAGGCTGCCTCGTCGTTGCTCCTCCTCTTCCTGCTGTTCGCCacggcggcggccgcggcagcgCCCATGGAGCTCTACTTCTCGCAGGCGGAGCTGGCGCGCATTGCCGGGTACGGCGAGGAGCCGGTCTCGACGGTGCTGGTGTCCGGGCAGGTCGCGTGCCAGCTCTGCCTCCGGCCGGGCTCTGACCTGCTCACCTTCGACCTGCCAG GTAGTAAGGTGGCAGTAACCTGCGCAACCGAAGGTCCCAACACGATGGCTAACTCTGCGTTTGCAACAACAAATGAGTACGGCAATTTCTCCATAGAGCTCCCGTCCCGGCTCCACGCTACACCGAGCCTAGAGACTGCATGCTCAGTCAAGGTGCTGGAGCTTCCGCCGGACTCCGCGTGCCGCGTCGGGGGCGGTCGCGGCTCCTCTCACGGCCTCCGGCTATCTTCATCGGACGGCGGCGTCCGCACCTACACAACAGGGGTGATACGGCTGCAGCACGGCGGCACACCGTCCGGCAAGTGCGTGCAGGAAGAAGACACGAGTGATAGGAGATGA
- the LOC123086970 gene encoding zinc finger BED domain-containing protein RICESLEEPER 2 isoform X1: MSPSKRHSLPSSPHQRNSPPVTCYKRLPRPAPPLTPPQKPDLQSRTAPRSALRFLGRALAGAPPIISSSHLALSFGTSSMADETGNDSQMFEGNEIVDPGNEAVHGDEAVQGGELVEVDELAQGDELAQGEDLTQGDELLQGNEMAITEVATPPTTRRRRKKSLVWEHFTIEDAAGGATRACCKLCKQTFAYSSGSKIAGTSHLKRHITLGSCPKIKGQGHKLAITIGTDNDGDGTVERRSKRRYRYTGYANASFDQDRSYSYLAKMIILHDYPLHIVQQPAFTAFIDSLQPRFRVVDVDAMEVEVYAVYQKEKENLLQAFSAMPGRISLTIGLWTTSQTLGYVSVSGQFIDSEWKLHRRMLSFMMVSSPHSDNALSEAISSSLTDWGMKEKLFTITLDNDSLSHDIYSANLRDQLSSKNNLMLKGQLFVVRCYAHILDAAAQDVIALIHGVIYSIRESIKFIKASPSREEKFAEIALQLEIPSTKTLCLDVTTQWNTTYLMLLAALDYRQAFITLETVDENYNEAPSAEDWKKIEAACNYLRLLYDSAHSIMAAGNPTSNIFFHEAWKLQLELGNGSAHEDPIFSSIAKDMYERFDKYWKDCNLVLAVAVVMDPRFKMKLVEFSYSKIYGVEAAKYVKVVNDSVHDLFKDYVAQPLPLTPAYAEQGKTDNATANGNNTQATQPSTGDGLQDFDIYLSEIATTQPSKSELEQYLDESLTPRIQEFDILNWWKLNMQKYPTLSKMARDILAIPVSMVTGGTSIFSAGTGCHVLDDYRSSLRPEIVEALVCAKDWLPNSTAAPEAVPGSGLLKMD, encoded by the exons ATGAGCCCATCGAAACGTCACTCACTCCCCTCCTCCCCCCACCAAAGAAATTCTCCCCCAGTAACCTGCTACAAACGCCTCCCCCGTCCCGCACCTCCCCTCACCCCCCCGCAAAAACCAGATCTACAATCTCGCACTGCGCCtcgctcggccttgcgcttcttgGGCCGAGCCCTAGCTGGGGCGCCCCCGATCATCTCCTCCTCCCATCTCGCTCTCA GTTTTGGGACTTCCAGCATGGCTGATGAAACTGGCAATGACAGTCAGATGTTCGAAGGTAATGAGATTGTTGACCCTGGTAATGAGGCAGTCCATGGTGATGAGGCAGTCCAAGGTGGCGAGTTGGTCGAAGTTGATGAACTAGCTCAAGGTGACGAGTTGGCTCAAGGCGAGGACTTAACACAGGGTGACGAATTGCTCCAAGGGAATGAGATGGCCATCACTGAGGTGGCCACTCCTCCAACCACGAGGCGCCGGAGAAAGAAGTCCCTGGTGTGGGAGCACTTCACTATTGAAGATGCTGCTGGAGGGGCTACTCGGGCTTGCTGCAAACTTTGCAAGCAAACCTTTGCGTACAGCTCTGGTTCAAAAATTGCTGGGACTAGCCATCTCAAGAGGCACATCACCTTGGGTTCCTGTCCTAAGATAAAAGGCCAAGGGCATAAGCTAGCAATTACAATTGGGACTGACAATGATGGTGATGGTACTGTGGAGAGGCGGTCTAAGAGGCGTTACAGATATACTGGTTATGCGAATGCGTCTTTTGATCAAGACCGCAGTTATTCATACTTGGCAAAGATGATCATTTTGCATGACTATCCGCTCCACATTGTTCAACAACCAGCCTTCACTGCTTTTATTGATAGTCTGCAGCCTCGTTTCAGGGTTGTTGATGTTGATGCAATGGAGGTGGAGGTTTATGCTGTTTATCAGAAAGAAAAAGAGAACCTTTTGCAAGCATTCAGCGCTATGCCTGGAAGGATCAGCCTCACCATTGGATTGTGGACAACTAGTCAAACTCTTGGCTATGTTTCAGTTTCTGGGCAGTTCATTGACTCTGAATGGAAATTACATCGAAGAATGCTTAGCTTCATGATGGTGTCTTCGCCTCATTCGGACAATGCACTTAGTGAAGCTATTAGCTCAAGCCTTACTGACTGGGGTATGAAGGAGAAGCTATTTACCATCACGTTGGATAATGATTCCTTATCTCATGACATCTACAGTGCAAATCTGAGAGATCAGCTCTCCAGTAAGAATAACCTCATGCTTAAGGGTCAGCTATTTGTTGTGAGGTGCTATGCCCATATCCTGGATGCGGCTGCACAAGATGTCATTGCTTTAATCCACGGTGTCATCTACAGCATCCGCGAAAGCATAAAGTTCATAAAAGCTTCTCCTAGTCGTGAGGAAAAGTTTGCTGAGATTGCTCTGCAGCTGGAGATCCCCAGTACGAAGACCCTTTGTCTGGATGTTACAACCCAGTGGAACACAACCTATCTGATGCTCTTGGCTGCCTTGGATTATAGGCAGGCTTTCATTACACTAGAAACAGTTGATGAAAACTACAATGAAGCACCTTCAGCTGAGGACTGGAAAAAAATTGAGGCTGCCTGCAATTACTTGAGGCTGCTCTATGACTCGGCTCATAGCATCATGGCAGCAGGAAACCCAACCTCAAACATTTTCTTCCATGAAGCTTGGAAACTGCAGCTAGAGCTGGGAAATGGTTCAGCACACGAAGATCCAATTTTCAGTAGCATCGCCAAAGACATGTATGAGAGGTTTGACAAATACTGGAAAGATTGCAACCTTGTGTTAGCTGTTGCTGTTGTGATGGATCCACGTTTTAAGATGAAGCTTGTTGAGTTCAGTTACTCAAAGATTTACGGCGTTGAGGCTGCAAAGTATGTTAAGGTGGTAAATGATTCGGTGCATGACCTTTTTAAGGATTATGTGGCACAGCCGCTCCCCTTAACACCGGCCTATGCTGAACAAGGGAAAACTGATAATGCTACTGCCAATGGGAACAACACCCAAGCAACTCAACCTTCAACTGGTGATGGCCTTCAAGACTTTGATATATATCTTTCTGAGATTGCTACAACCCAGCCCTCAAAATCTGAGCTAGAGCAGTACCTGGACGAGTCTCTTACTCCTCGCATCCAAGAGTTCGACATTCTCAATTGGTGGAAGCTCAACATGCAGAAGTATCCGACGCTCTCAAAGATGGCGCGGGATATCTTGGCCATCCCAGTGTCCATGGTGACCGGCGGCACCTCTATATTTTCTGCAGGAACAGGGTGCCATGTGCTCGACGACTACAGAAGCTCGCTCCGTCCGGAAATCGTGGAGGCGCTCGTCTGTGCAAAGGACTGGCTTCCGAATTCGACCGCCGCACCGGAGGCCGTGCCGGGCTCTGGGCTTCTCAAGATGGACTAG